A window of the Cystobacter fuscus genome harbors these coding sequences:
- a CDS encoding type VI immunity family protein, which yields MNGRYPHFKGHTPAGLHILRDGLVMNFFIQRPHRQIGGSIVRALAVYRQHVGLEKLGFYTGYEGYDLRLDAKALSDIHEQLINADGCVIQLWEHDDQWSGYRFDYRGRMLGTDTYIRSPDAVSCASFWLPTEYLEEQGPARVKELAMALARELPLTSGYANLAFNGMMDTFRVGPLIHDLCFRYPGLDIVDDNVTYDLGTRPKGAYWLNFYGQPLLDKLGGVAGLRERLTLPGISVEQLQPDKVLVQLGEWPEADGELRPYRQLARVLEPHLYQEARPVLPAEVMRRWERRFLD from the coding sequence ATGAACGGTCGCTATCCTCATTTTAAAGGCCATACACCAGCCGGGCTCCATATCTTGCGCGATGGGCTCGTCATGAACTTCTTCATCCAGCGCCCACACCGGCAGATTGGAGGCTCCATCGTCCGCGCGTTGGCAGTCTATCGTCAACATGTGGGTTTGGAGAAGCTGGGTTTCTACACGGGTTATGAGGGATACGACCTGCGGCTAGACGCCAAAGCGCTCAGCGACATCCATGAACAATTGATCAACGCGGACGGCTGCGTCATCCAACTCTGGGAACATGATGACCAGTGGAGTGGATACCGGTTCGACTACAGGGGCCGGATGCTTGGCACGGACACCTACATACGTTCGCCCGACGCGGTCAGTTGTGCTTCGTTCTGGCTGCCCACCGAGTACCTGGAAGAGCAGGGCCCGGCACGAGTGAAGGAACTGGCGATGGCCCTGGCGCGAGAACTTCCACTCACCTCGGGTTACGCCAATCTCGCATTCAATGGCATGATGGACACCTTTCGGGTCGGTCCGCTGATTCATGACTTGTGCTTCCGCTACCCGGGACTCGATATCGTTGATGACAACGTGACCTATGACCTGGGCACGCGCCCCAAAGGGGCCTACTGGCTGAACTTCTACGGGCAGCCCCTCCTGGACAAGCTGGGCGGCGTGGCGGGACTGCGCGAGCGGCTGACCCTGCCCGGAATCTCCGTCGAGCAATTGCAGCCAGACAAGGTCCTGGTGCAGCTCGGCGAGTGGCCGGAAGCGGACGGCGAGCTGCGGCCATACCGCCAACTGGCGCGCGTGCTCGAGCCCCACCTCTACCAGGAGGCCCGCCCCGTCCTCCCCGCGGAGGTCATGCGCCGCTGGGAGCGCCGCTTCCTCGACTGA
- a CDS encoding ABC transporter ATP-binding protein, whose amino-acid sequence MSLLEVKGLRRDFGALRAVDDVSFELEAGTVLGFIGPNGAGKSTTMRILATLDTPTAGEVLLDGYSLVDTPDKVRPLIGYMPDRYGTYEDVTVFEFLDFFARAYGLTGPVRARRLASVMEFTGLGPLADKLTHSLSKGMKQRVALGRTLLHDPKLLILDEPADGLDPRARIELRELLRALADQGKAVLISSHILTELAEICDTCAIIEQGRLLATGKVADVLAQAAGTAVVELLVRLFPGAEGEAEWARAERLLWEQPHVKEIAREGQALRVRLEQEGAAAEWGDEVAARLLRVLVEAGVPVCAFGHRERNLEDAFMRVTRGRVA is encoded by the coding sequence ATGAGCCTGCTCGAGGTGAAGGGACTGCGGCGCGACTTCGGCGCCCTGCGCGCGGTGGACGACGTGTCGTTCGAGCTGGAGGCGGGCACCGTCCTCGGCTTCATCGGGCCCAACGGCGCGGGCAAGAGCACCACGATGCGCATCCTCGCCACCCTGGACACGCCCACCGCGGGCGAGGTGCTCCTGGATGGGTACTCGCTGGTGGACACGCCGGACAAGGTGCGGCCGCTCATCGGCTACATGCCGGACCGCTATGGCACCTATGAAGATGTCACCGTGTTCGAGTTCCTCGACTTCTTCGCGCGCGCCTACGGCCTGACGGGCCCGGTGCGCGCGCGGCGGCTGGCGTCGGTGATGGAGTTCACCGGCCTGGGACCCCTGGCGGACAAGCTCACCCACTCGCTGTCCAAGGGGATGAAGCAGCGCGTGGCGCTCGGGCGCACGCTCCTGCATGACCCGAAGCTGCTCATCCTCGACGAGCCGGCGGACGGTTTGGATCCGCGTGCCCGCATCGAGCTGCGCGAGCTGCTGCGCGCGCTCGCGGATCAGGGCAAGGCGGTGCTCATCTCCAGCCACATCCTCACCGAGCTGGCGGAGATCTGCGACACGTGCGCCATCATCGAGCAGGGGCGGCTCTTGGCCACGGGCAAGGTGGCGGACGTGCTCGCGCAGGCGGCGGGCACGGCGGTGGTGGAGTTGCTGGTGCGGCTGTTTCCAGGAGCGGAGGGGGAGGCGGAGTGGGCGCGTGCCGAGCGGTTGTTGTGGGAGCAGCCCCACGTGAAGGAGATCGCTCGCGAGGGCCAGGCGCTGCGCGTGCGTCTGGAGCAGGAGGGGGCGGCGGCGGAGTGGGGAGACGAGGTGGCGGCGCGGCTGTTGAGGGTGCTCGTGGAGGCGGGCGTGCCGGTGTGCGCGTTCGGCCACCGCGAGCGCAACCTGGAGGATGCCTTCATGCGGGTGACGCGGGGCCGGGTGGCGTGA
- a CDS encoding AAA family ATPase: protein MSDLLSPAEVQGAAERVALLQKALNQVLLDQTQVVEQVVAAVLARGHVLLEGLPGLGKTELCKALARLLGLPFRRIQFTPDLLPGDITGTYVLEGEGRRDFTFREGPLFAHVVLADEINRSSPKTQAALLEAMQERGVTVLGQTRPLPDPFFVLATQNPIELEGTYPLPEAQLDRFLFRVQVPPVGAKTLTTLLTTRVRGAPPAQPPVTDAQGLASLFAAVDRVHLPVPVADFIGRLVEASDPRAPGAPESVRRFVRFGASPRAALALAAAGRALALMRGKPNVGFDEVTACAPAVLNHRLVLAYEASLEKVGPWEVVRSLLQSTPEVPRA, encoded by the coding sequence GTGTCGGACTTGTTGAGCCCCGCCGAGGTGCAGGGCGCGGCGGAGCGGGTGGCCCTGCTGCAGAAGGCGTTGAACCAGGTCCTGCTCGATCAAACGCAGGTGGTGGAGCAGGTGGTGGCGGCGGTGCTCGCGCGCGGCCACGTGCTGCTCGAGGGTCTGCCGGGTCTCGGCAAGACGGAGCTGTGCAAGGCGCTCGCGCGGCTGCTCGGGCTGCCCTTCCGGCGCATTCAGTTCACCCCGGACTTGCTGCCCGGCGACATCACCGGCACCTACGTCCTCGAGGGCGAGGGTCGCCGCGACTTCACCTTCCGCGAGGGGCCCCTCTTCGCCCACGTGGTGCTCGCGGATGAAATCAACCGCTCCAGCCCCAAGACGCAGGCCGCGCTGCTGGAGGCCATGCAGGAGCGGGGCGTGACGGTGCTCGGCCAGACGCGCCCACTGCCGGACCCCTTCTTCGTGCTCGCCACGCAGAACCCCATCGAGCTGGAGGGCACCTACCCCCTGCCCGAGGCGCAGCTCGATCGTTTCCTCTTCCGCGTCCAGGTGCCGCCCGTGGGCGCGAAGACCCTCACCACGCTGCTCACCACGCGCGTGCGCGGCGCTCCCCCCGCGCAGCCGCCCGTGACGGACGCGCAGGGGCTCGCCTCGCTCTTCGCCGCGGTGGACCGGGTACATCTGCCCGTGCCGGTGGCGGACTTCATCGGCCGCCTGGTGGAGGCGAGCGATCCGCGCGCCCCCGGAGCGCCCGAGTCCGTGCGCCGCTTCGTCCGCTTCGGCGCCAGCCCTCGCGCCGCCCTCGCCCTGGCCGCCGCCGGCCGCGCGCTCGCGCTGATGCGGGGCAAGCCCAACGTGGGCTTCGACGAGGTGACGGCCTGTGCCCCCGCTGTCCTCAACCACCGGCTGGTGCTCGCCTACGAGGCGTCCCTGGAGAAGGTGGGCCCCTGGGAGGTGGTGCGCTCCCTGCTCCAGTCCACTCCCGAGGTGCCCCGTGCGTGA
- a CDS encoding radical SAM/SPASM domain-containing protein, whose product MPPPVIQPRTALAVWELTLKCNLACGHCGSRAGSKRDDELSAEEALDLVRQLAESGIQEVTIEGGEAFLRPDWLDIARAISAHGMRCTMVTGGYGLSRETARKMKEVGIAHVSVSVDGLAATHDRIRGKPGSFRFCFETLGHFREVGLPFSANTQINRLSAPELPELYVRLRDAGIRAWQLQLTSPMGNGADNAWMLLQPAELPELYRTLARVAVRALKEEKLAIAPANDIGYYGPYDEWLFASLGKGWSGCMAGLSVLGIHADGSVKGCPTLPSEYIGGNIRQQPLSDILETRELTFNMGAGAPEGVSHMWGYCGGCRYAEACRGGCSQMAHTLFNQRGNNPYCHYRSLELAGRGLRERVVRATPGPGRPFDHGVFELVEEPVGAPWPEDDTHRFTAERVVWPPGWEAYPLPEARPVPPRAG is encoded by the coding sequence ATGCCGCCCCCGGTCATCCAACCCCGCACGGCGCTCGCCGTGTGGGAGCTCACCCTGAAATGCAACCTCGCGTGCGGCCACTGCGGCTCGCGCGCGGGGAGCAAACGCGATGATGAACTGTCGGCCGAGGAGGCGCTGGACCTGGTGCGCCAGCTCGCCGAGTCCGGCATCCAGGAGGTGACCATCGAGGGCGGCGAGGCGTTCCTGCGCCCGGACTGGCTCGACATCGCGCGGGCCATCTCCGCCCACGGCATGCGCTGCACCATGGTGACGGGAGGCTACGGCCTCTCGCGCGAGACGGCGCGCAAGATGAAGGAGGTGGGCATCGCGCACGTCTCCGTGTCCGTGGATGGGCTGGCGGCCACGCATGATCGCATCCGTGGCAAGCCCGGCTCGTTCCGCTTCTGTTTCGAGACGCTGGGGCACTTCCGCGAGGTGGGACTGCCCTTCAGCGCGAACACGCAGATCAACCGCCTGTCCGCCCCCGAGCTGCCCGAGCTGTACGTGCGCCTGCGCGACGCCGGCATCCGCGCCTGGCAGTTGCAGCTCACCTCGCCCATGGGCAACGGCGCGGACAACGCGTGGATGTTGTTGCAGCCCGCGGAGCTGCCCGAACTCTACCGCACGCTCGCCCGCGTCGCCGTGCGCGCGCTCAAGGAAGAGAAGCTCGCCATCGCGCCCGCCAACGACATTGGCTATTACGGCCCGTACGACGAGTGGCTCTTCGCGAGCCTCGGCAAGGGCTGGTCGGGCTGCATGGCCGGACTGTCCGTGCTCGGCATCCACGCGGATGGCAGCGTCAAGGGCTGCCCCACGCTGCCCTCCGAGTACATCGGCGGCAACATCCGCCAGCAGCCGCTGTCCGACATCCTGGAGACGCGCGAGCTCACCTTCAACATGGGCGCGGGAGCCCCCGAGGGCGTCTCGCACATGTGGGGCTACTGCGGAGGCTGCCGCTACGCCGAGGCGTGCCGGGGCGGGTGCAGCCAGATGGCGCATACGCTCTTCAACCAGCGCGGCAACAACCCCTACTGCCACTACCGCTCGCTGGAGCTGGCCGGGCGGGGCCTGCGCGAGCGGGTGGTGCGCGCCACGCCGGGCCCCGGGCGCCCCTTCGATCACGGCGTCTTCGAGCTGGTGGAGGAGCCCGTTGGCGCGCCCTGGCCCGAGGACGACACCCATCGCTTCACCGCCGAGCGCGTGGTGTGGCCCCCCGGCTGGGAAGCCTACCCGTTGCCCGAGGCACGGCCCGTTCCCCCCCGCGCCGGTTAG
- a CDS encoding M20/M25/M40 family metallo-hydrolase: protein MGMSKFGSVAVWLACATPALAEAPREKQVWITIGTDALEPVRGVFQGKGLTLAAPTFQKGGVAVLRVSESQVEQLALAIHDKLNRCAGFIAHDSQAEALAAVEAANAPQSLAASLISYNINNPDTVSALLGSVTETEIRGTINSLSTNWTNRYYNVQNGADASTWLKNKWTTIAAGRSDITVEQFTHTWKQPSVIATITGTTLPNEVVVIGGHLDSINQSNPTTGTAPGADDDASGVASVTEVLRVAVLNGYKPARTVKFMAYAGEEVGLYGSKAIANSFKSSGVNVVGVLQLDMTNYKGSSYDFGMVTDNTNATLNAFTTSLITKYQPGLTYTNISCGYGCSDHASWNSAGYPATMPFEATMTTDNPQIHTTGDTLAYMGGTAANSVKFAKLGASFVAEVAKGATTGVTPPPTGGDGGNGGTVPTATYDATYKAPRCAAAGIGCDSGTLLNGRGSKGPESNAPNTINGSCADGASGTYHSDESNDALKVSTTDGTNLAAGKTVKIDATVYAYSTSSDKLDLYYTANAASPTWTLIGTYSPSSTGTTTISATYTLPAGSVQAIRANFRYQGSASACSSGGYDDRDDLIFAVQ, encoded by the coding sequence ATGGGAATGAGCAAGTTCGGTTCTGTCGCCGTATGGCTCGCGTGTGCCACGCCCGCGTTGGCGGAGGCCCCGCGGGAGAAGCAGGTGTGGATCACCATCGGCACGGACGCGCTGGAGCCCGTGCGGGGCGTCTTCCAGGGCAAGGGGCTGACGCTGGCCGCGCCCACGTTCCAGAAGGGTGGCGTGGCGGTGCTGCGCGTGAGCGAGTCGCAGGTGGAGCAGCTCGCGCTGGCGATTCACGACAAGCTCAACCGCTGCGCGGGCTTCATCGCCCATGACTCCCAGGCGGAGGCGCTCGCGGCGGTGGAGGCCGCCAACGCTCCCCAGTCGCTGGCCGCCTCGCTCATCAGCTACAACATCAACAACCCGGACACGGTGAGCGCGCTCTTGGGCTCGGTCACGGAGACGGAGATCCGCGGCACCATCAACTCGCTGTCCACCAACTGGACCAACCGCTACTACAACGTGCAGAACGGCGCGGACGCGTCCACCTGGCTCAAGAACAAGTGGACGACGATCGCCGCCGGGCGCTCGGACATCACGGTGGAGCAGTTCACGCACACCTGGAAGCAGCCCTCCGTCATCGCCACCATCACGGGCACCACGCTGCCCAACGAGGTGGTGGTGATTGGTGGCCACCTGGACTCCATCAACCAGAGCAACCCCACCACGGGCACGGCGCCGGGCGCGGATGACGACGCGTCGGGCGTGGCCTCGGTGACCGAGGTGCTGCGCGTGGCGGTGCTCAATGGCTACAAGCCGGCGCGCACGGTGAAGTTCATGGCGTACGCGGGCGAGGAGGTGGGCCTGTACGGCTCCAAGGCCATCGCCAACTCGTTCAAGAGCAGCGGCGTGAACGTGGTGGGCGTGCTGCAGCTGGACATGACCAACTACAAGGGCTCCAGCTACGACTTCGGCATGGTGACGGACAACACCAACGCCACGCTCAACGCGTTCACCACCAGCCTCATCACCAAGTACCAGCCGGGGCTCACCTACACCAACATCTCCTGCGGCTACGGCTGCTCGGATCACGCCTCGTGGAACAGCGCGGGCTACCCGGCCACGATGCCCTTCGAGGCGACGATGACCACGGACAACCCGCAGATCCACACCACGGGCGACACGCTGGCGTACATGGGCGGCACGGCGGCCAACTCGGTGAAGTTCGCCAAGCTGGGCGCCTCGTTCGTGGCCGAGGTGGCCAAGGGCGCCACCACGGGCGTCACGCCTCCTCCGACGGGCGGCGATGGCGGCAACGGTGGGACGGTCCCGACCGCGACCTACGACGCGACGTACAAGGCGCCGCGCTGCGCCGCGGCGGGCATCGGCTGCGACTCGGGCACGCTGCTCAACGGCCGTGGTAGCAAGGGCCCCGAGTCGAACGCGCCCAACACCATCAACGGCAGCTGCGCGGACGGCGCCTCGGGCACCTACCACTCGGATGAGTCCAACGACGCCCTCAAGGTGAGCACCACGGACGGCACGAACCTGGCCGCGGGCAAGACGGTGAAGATCGACGCCACCGTGTATGCCTACTCCACCTCCTCGGACAAGCTGGACCTGTACTACACGGCCAACGCCGCGAGCCCCACCTGGACGCTCATCGGCACGTACAGCCCGAGCTCCACCGGCACCACCACCATCTCCGCCACGTACACCCTGCCCGCGGGCAGCGTGCAGGCCATCCGCGCCAACTTCCGCTACCAGGGCAGCGCGTCCGCCTGCAGCAGCGGCGGCTACGATGACCGCGACGACCTGATCTTCGCGGTGCAGTGA
- a CDS encoding SET domain-containing protein-lysine N-methyltransferase translates to MAVRGSNTGMQPGESLFVHPGLKVRPCEWGYGVFTDQAIAEGTILEECHYLKAPFRTLRTSPLTDYVFNIEWGPHEEDQGGEWVALVFGFGSIYNHAQEPNVSYYRGYQRGPAPKDVFTFYALRDIEPGEQLCISYGENWWNTRGQQMP, encoded by the coding sequence GTGGCCGTTCGTGGTAGCAACACCGGGATGCAGCCAGGCGAGTCGCTCTTCGTTCATCCAGGATTGAAGGTCAGACCGTGTGAGTGGGGGTACGGGGTGTTCACGGACCAGGCCATCGCCGAGGGCACCATCCTGGAGGAGTGCCACTATCTCAAGGCGCCCTTCCGCACGCTGCGCACCTCACCGTTGACCGACTACGTGTTCAACATCGAGTGGGGCCCGCACGAGGAGGACCAGGGGGGCGAGTGGGTGGCGCTCGTGTTCGGCTTCGGGTCCATCTACAACCACGCGCAGGAGCCCAACGTGTCGTACTACCGGGGCTACCAGCGCGGCCCCGCGCCCAAGGACGTGTTCACCTTCTACGCACTGCGTGACATCGAGCCGGGTGAGCAGCTGTGCATCAGCTACGGGGAGAACTGGTGGAACACGCGCGGCCAGCAGATGCCCTGA
- a CDS encoding serine/threonine-protein kinase: MKNNEAIAQSRPRPRPMAVAGALDERAVAAELEALYEPVPVPQEPSPGSPAPASFDDTRPGKRVQKLRPGAHLQHYELIRELGSGGMGTVFLARDVRLGRRVAIKFLHTQDSELTQRFILEARATARCSHENIVIIHEVGEYENSPFMVLEYLQGQPLTKALGAAQLPPARAVELMVPVVKALACAHEQGIVHRDLKPENIIVTDSGAIKVLDFGIAKTLQGADLPDPATYAGPLGVPSGGAQVQGELTHFGALMGTMAYMSPEQWGIGVPVDHRTDIWAVGILLFQMLAGKHPLEPLRGPQLMVTGILDDPMPRLQQMAPGVPADLAAVVDRCLRKHKEERFPDALSLLRALEPFLPGRFSRELRLDESPYAGLSSFQEADADRFFGRTREIAALVHRIQDRPLLAVVGPSGTGKSSFVRAGLVPVLKRSGTAWDAIVIRPGRHPLSALASTVVPLMSSTTTVEEDIQEQERLMERLYAEPGYVGSVLRSRARRQKRRILVFVDQFEELYTLVPDARERLAFTACLSGIADDATSPIRLIVSLRSDFLDRVPEDEHFMAELAQGLFFLTSPSREGLRDALVQPAEMAGYQFETPALVDNMLEHLEATQGALPLLQFAATQLWESRDKKNQRLTVSAYKSMGGIVGALASHADSVLAGMSAQERALVRALCLRLVTPERTRALVAVDELRELTKDTAEMQRLIDHLVQARLLVVQTGGGATGATVEMVHESLIHSWPTLKRWLDEGQEDSAFLEQLRHAARQWQANNQDANLLWRGELVDEAARFQRRFRGELPRQQRDFLAAVSAQAKKRRRIRRVLVAGSTTFLVMLVIAAAVALVVIRNSQREAQRQAEAAQAAEAVARGAEMAARAAEAEARQRLAEVQAKELERQKAQKAAEEANARVELSNAELLRKNDELILALQRAQVARLRAKTARKRAERSAVTARDAQQDAIRAASELSSMLHREQQRAQRLQSQLGGPVIEVLK; the protein is encoded by the coding sequence ATGAAGAACAACGAAGCAATCGCCCAGAGCAGGCCACGCCCGCGCCCCATGGCCGTGGCGGGAGCACTGGACGAGCGGGCGGTGGCCGCGGAGCTGGAGGCGCTCTACGAGCCGGTTCCCGTCCCGCAGGAGCCGTCCCCGGGCTCCCCCGCCCCCGCTTCCTTCGACGACACGCGCCCCGGCAAGCGGGTCCAGAAGCTGCGCCCCGGCGCGCACCTGCAGCACTACGAGCTCATCCGCGAGCTGGGCAGCGGCGGCATGGGCACCGTCTTCCTCGCACGCGACGTGCGGCTCGGCCGGCGCGTGGCCATCAAGTTCCTGCACACCCAGGACTCCGAGCTCACCCAGCGCTTCATCCTCGAGGCGCGCGCCACCGCGCGCTGCAGCCACGAGAACATCGTCATCATCCATGAGGTGGGCGAGTACGAGAACAGCCCCTTCATGGTGCTGGAGTACCTCCAGGGCCAGCCCCTCACCAAGGCGCTCGGCGCGGCCCAACTGCCGCCCGCCCGCGCCGTCGAGCTGATGGTGCCGGTGGTCAAGGCGCTCGCGTGTGCCCACGAGCAGGGCATCGTCCACCGCGACCTCAAGCCGGAGAACATCATCGTGACCGACTCGGGCGCCATCAAGGTGCTCGACTTCGGCATCGCCAAGACGCTCCAGGGCGCGGACCTGCCCGACCCCGCCACGTACGCCGGCCCGCTCGGAGTGCCGTCCGGCGGCGCCCAGGTCCAGGGCGAGCTCACCCACTTCGGTGCCCTCATGGGAACCATGGCGTACATGTCCCCGGAGCAGTGGGGCATCGGCGTCCCCGTGGATCACCGCACGGACATCTGGGCGGTGGGCATCCTGCTCTTCCAGATGCTCGCCGGGAAACACCCGTTGGAGCCACTGCGCGGCCCGCAGCTCATGGTCACGGGCATCCTCGACGATCCCATGCCGCGCCTGCAGCAGATGGCCCCCGGCGTGCCCGCGGACCTGGCGGCCGTCGTCGACCGCTGCCTGCGCAAACACAAGGAGGAGCGCTTCCCGGACGCGCTCTCGCTCCTGCGCGCCCTGGAGCCCTTCCTGCCAGGGCGCTTCAGCCGCGAGCTGAGGCTCGACGAGAGCCCCTACGCGGGCCTGTCCTCCTTCCAGGAGGCCGACGCGGACCGCTTCTTCGGCCGCACGCGGGAGATCGCCGCGCTCGTCCACCGCATCCAGGACCGGCCGCTGCTCGCCGTGGTGGGCCCCTCGGGCACGGGCAAGTCCTCCTTCGTGCGCGCGGGCCTGGTGCCCGTGCTCAAGCGCTCGGGCACCGCCTGGGACGCGATCGTCATCCGCCCTGGCCGCCACCCCCTGTCCGCCCTGGCGAGCACCGTGGTGCCCCTGATGAGCTCCACCACCACCGTGGAGGAGGACATCCAGGAGCAGGAGCGGCTCATGGAGCGGCTGTACGCCGAGCCCGGCTACGTGGGCAGCGTGCTGCGCAGCCGCGCCCGGCGCCAGAAGCGGAGGATCCTCGTCTTCGTCGATCAGTTCGAGGAGCTCTACACGCTGGTGCCCGACGCGCGTGAGCGCCTGGCCTTCACCGCGTGTCTGTCGGGCATCGCGGACGACGCGACGAGCCCCATCCGCCTCATCGTCTCCCTGCGCTCGGACTTCCTGGACCGGGTGCCCGAGGACGAGCACTTCATGGCGGAGCTGGCCCAGGGGCTCTTCTTCCTCACCTCGCCCTCGCGCGAGGGCCTGCGCGACGCGCTGGTGCAGCCGGCGGAGATGGCCGGCTACCAGTTCGAGACGCCCGCCCTGGTGGACAACATGCTGGAGCACCTGGAGGCCACCCAGGGCGCGCTCCCCCTGCTCCAGTTCGCCGCCACCCAGTTGTGGGAGTCGCGGGACAAGAAGAACCAGCGGCTCACCGTGAGCGCCTACAAGTCCATGGGCGGCATCGTCGGCGCGCTCGCCAGCCACGCGGACAGCGTGCTCGCGGGCATGTCCGCCCAGGAGCGCGCGCTGGTGCGGGCGCTGTGTCTGCGCCTGGTGACGCCCGAGCGCACCCGCGCCCTGGTGGCGGTGGACGAGCTGCGCGAGCTGACGAAGGACACCGCGGAGATGCAGCGGCTCATCGATCACCTGGTGCAGGCGCGCCTGCTCGTCGTGCAGACGGGAGGCGGCGCGACGGGGGCCACGGTGGAGATGGTCCACGAGTCGCTCATCCACAGCTGGCCCACGCTCAAGCGCTGGCTGGACGAGGGCCAGGAGGACTCGGCGTTCCTCGAGCAGCTGCGCCACGCGGCCCGGCAGTGGCAGGCGAACAACCAGGACGCCAACCTGCTGTGGCGCGGCGAGCTGGTGGACGAGGCCGCGCGCTTCCAGCGGCGCTTCCGGGGAGAGCTGCCCAGGCAGCAGCGCGACTTCCTCGCGGCCGTGTCCGCGCAGGCGAAGAAGCGTCGGAGGATCAGGCGCGTGCTGGTGGCCGGCAGCACGACGTTCCTCGTGATGCTGGTCATCGCGGCGGCGGTGGCGCTGGTGGTCATCCGCAACTCGCAGCGCGAGGCCCAGCGGCAGGCGGAGGCGGCCCAGGCGGCCGAGGCGGTGGCGCGCGGCGCGGAGATGGCGGCGCGAGCGGCGGAGGCCGAGGCCCGCCAGCGGCTCGCCGAGGTGCAGGCCAAGGAGCTGGAGCGACAGAAGGCCCAGAAGGCGGCGGAAGAGGCCAACGCGCGGGTGGAGCTGTCCAACGCCGAGCTGCTGCGCAAGAACGACGAGCTGATCCTCGCGCTGCAACGCGCCCAGGTGGCGCGGCTGCGCGCGAAGACGGCCCGCAAGCGCGCCGAGCGCAGCGCCGTCACCGCGCGCGACGCCCAGCAGGACGCCATCCGCGCGGCGAGCGAGCTGTCCAGCATGCTGCACCGCGAGCAGCAGCGCGCGCAGCGCTTGCAATCCCAGCTCGGCGGCCCCGTCATCGAGGTGTTGAAGTGA